A single genomic interval of Capsicum annuum cultivar UCD-10X-F1 unplaced genomic scaffold, UCD10Xv1.1 ctg4030, whole genome shotgun sequence harbors:
- the LOC124891729 gene encoding uncharacterized protein LOC124891729 produces MAYYIEEEAWKCPKHPSKKRRITTGVCSICLIDRLSQLCPYCANVRPCSLNCAAAAVGGGETVLSRSKSVGIPFLKLRNISSGDRRKMTETSLASYSGKVDRGGEPEFCRSKSVGISFLKSKNVNSGDRRNQLESEKSNRTTSPSSSSGGKVIDEPAFCSSKSVGIQFLKSENVNFGDRRNMPESENTNKTTDSCSSRKINSKQAICSSKSAEIQLKTTSSSSSSSKIISEQELCRSKSVGIPFLKSRNVNSVDRRTTPEIEKGIKTASFWWIFKSRKSNKTAICSDTRIMAMTVMRSRSVNVEMTSVSGGNDVTSSPEKLKGGWYLVSPMKVFRHSSKASKLVS; encoded by the coding sequence ATGGCGTATTATATTGAAGAAGAAGCATGGAAATGTCCAAAACACCCTTCGAAGAAACGGCGAATTACTACCGGCGTTTGTTCTATTTGCCTTATTGATCGACTTTCCCAACTTTGCCCTTACTGTGCTAACGTGCGCCCTTGCTCTTTAAATTGCGCCGCCGCCGCAGTCGGTGGCGGTGAGACGGTGTTATCTAGGTCAAAATCTGTAGGAATTCCGTTTTTGAAATTGCGAAATATTAGTTCTGGCGACCGGAGGAAGATGACGGAGACGTCGTTAGCTTCATATTCCGGTAAAGTCGACCGCGGAGGTGAACCGGAGTTTTGCAGGTCAAAGTCCGTCGGAATTTCGTTTTTGAAATCGAAAAATGTGAACTCCGGTGATCGGAGGAATCAACTGGAGAGTGAGAAGAGTAACAGAACGACGTCGCCCTCTTCGTCTTCCGGCGGAAAAGTTATCGATGAACCGGCATTTTGTAGCTCAAAATCCGTCGGAATTCAGTTTCTGAAATCGGAAAATGTTAATTTCGGCGACAGGAGGAACATGCCGGAGAGTGAGAATACTAACAAAACGACGGATTCCTGTTCCTCCCGCAAAATCAACAGCAAACAGGCGATTTGTAGCTCAAAATCCGCCGAAATTCAGCTCAAAACTACGTCGTCATCTTCATCATCCAGCAAAATCATCAGTGAACAGGAGCTTTGCAGGTCAAAATCCGTCGGAATTCCGTTCCTTAAATCACGAAATGTGAATTCCGTCGATCGGAGAACGACGCCGGAGATTGAGAAGGGCATCAAAACGGCGTCGTTTTGGTGGATTTTTAAGTCAAGGAAGAGTAACAAAACGGCGATTTGCAGTGATACGAGGATAATGGCGATGACGGTGATGAGATCGAGATCGGTGAACGTTGAGATGACGTCAGTATCCGGTGGAAATGACGTCACTTCCTCGCCGGAAAAGTTGAAAGGTGGATGGTATTTGGTAAGTCCGATGAAAGTTTTCCGGCATTCATCGAAAGCTTCCAAATTGGTTAGTTAA